The following proteins come from a genomic window of Salvia hispanica cultivar TCC Black 2014 chromosome 4, UniMelb_Shisp_WGS_1.0, whole genome shotgun sequence:
- the LOC125223422 gene encoding gamma-glutamyl peptidase 5-like, protein MGGQKFAVLLCAEDSDYVKKLYGGYYGVFVRMLKEEGESWDVFRVARGDFPADDQIGDYDGFVITGSCNDAHGNDLWICKLLALLNKLDAMKKKVLGICFGHQIMARALGGKIGRARGGWDIGITEVQLYPSKIFTSLDIPSSLSVIECHRDEVWSLPPEAEVLAWSERTGVEMFRSGDHIMGIQGHPEYTKDILLHLIDRLSSRQLIEESLAEEGKSRLEKSEPDRDVWWKLCTSFLKGRW, encoded by the exons atgggaGGCCAGAAATTCGCCGTCCTCCTCTGCGCCGAGGATTCCGACTACGTGAAGAAGCTCTACGGCGGCTACTACGGCGTGTTCGTGCGAATGCTCAAGGAGGAAGGCGAGAGCTGGGACGTTTTCAGGGTGGCGAGGGGCGATTTTCCCGCCGACGATCAGATCGGCGATTACGACGGCTTCGTCATCACCGGGAGCTGCAATGACGCGCACGGCAACGACCTGTGGATCTGCAAGCTCCTGGCTCTGCTCAACAAGCTCGACGCCATGAAGAAGAAGGTGCTCGGCATCTGCTTCGGCCATCAG ATAATGGCACGAGCTCTTGGAGGAAAGATTGGAAGAGCAAGAGGGGGATGGGACATTGGAATCACAGAAGTTCAACTCTATCCATCAAAAATATTCACTTCCCTCGATATACCTTCTTCGCTTTCCGTCATCGAATGCCACCGGGATGAG GTATGGTCTCTCCCGCCAGAGGCCGAGGTGCTAGCATGGTCGGAGAGGACCGGAGTCGAGATGTTTAGGAGTGGAGATCACATCATGGGCATCCAAGGCCACCCCGAATACACAAAGGACATCCTCTTGCACCTTATCGACCGCCTCTCCAGCCGCCAACTCATCGAG GAGTCCCTTGCGGAGGAGGGTAAGTCGAGGCTGGAGAAGAGTGAACCGGACCGGGACGTGTGGTGGAAACTGTGCACGAGTTTCTTGAAAGGGAGGTGGTGA